In a single window of the Pontibacter russatus genome:
- a CDS encoding efflux RND transporter permease subunit, whose product MKQFKPTSWSIDNRTSIYIMTIIITVAGIFSYINLQKENFPDIVIPTVFVGTIYPGTSPSDVENLVTRPIEKQLKAVSGVKEITSNSIQDFSMITVEFNTDVDVTAAKQLVKDAVDKARTDLPTDLDQDPDVQEINFSEFPIMYVNVSGNYSLDRLKNYAEDLQDRIESMPEITRVDMVGALDKEVQVNVDMYKMQAAKVTFNDIVNAIARENMTISGGNVTVGEMKRSVRVVGQYEDPARIADIVVQSVAGGDIRLGDIAEVKEGFEEQESYARLDNAPVITLNVIKRSGENLIEASDNIHAIIEEMQGTVLPDDLKITVTGEQSTMTRHTLNDLINTIIIGFVLVTLILMFFMGTTNAIFVGLSVPISMCIAFIVLYFFGVSLNMIVLFAFLLALGIVVDDAIVVIENTHRIYHQSSLSIDKAAKEAAGEVFVPVLAGTLTTIAPFFPLLFWPGIVGNFMQYLPITLIITLAASLLVAFIMNPVFAVSFMRKEHEQQVSPNSRRRFAILNGVALAVAVVCYSIGWYGTANLIVLAVLLVALNKFVFTRLINGFQSNTLPRFMRGYERLLRWMLVSWRPVWVFASIWVLLLLSFVLIGIRSPKVVFFPDSDPNFVYTYINMPVGTDQAVTDSVTKLVEKRIYGVIGEDNPDVESVISNVAIGAGDQNERSVTPQSHKGKVTVAFIEFMDRTGEQTSAEYLTEIRKAVQGIPGADITVDKEQSGPPVGKPISIEIAGEDFPELIRLSKQVEAYIGQQGIGGIEELRSDLEDSKPEIVINIDRSRANREGISTGQIGSEIRTAIFGTEASKFKRDEDEYPIQVRYAEPYRENIDALMGMRITYRDMNTGRVRQIPLSSVATIEYSTSYGGIKRKDLKRMVTLESNVLAGYNPNEVVQQIEESLGSFQAPEGFTVSMGGQQEEQQETMGFLLVALVAAFGIIFMILVTQFNSVSKPFIILSEVLFSIIGVLLGFSIFGMDASIVMTGVGIVALAGIVVKNGILIVEFTDVLLGEGMQLKDAIVEAGKTRLNPVLLTATATILGLIPLALGINLNFYTLFTAFEPNFFMGGNSAAFWGPLAWTIIFGLGFATIITLLIVPVMYLLNEKLKTRLRGKRKAGAQREQEPLRNKKVREYTV is encoded by the coding sequence ATGAAGCAGTTTAAGCCAACCAGTTGGTCTATCGATAATAGAACGAGCATCTATATCATGACCATTATTATTACCGTGGCGGGGATCTTCTCCTATATAAATCTGCAGAAGGAAAACTTCCCGGACATTGTGATTCCGACTGTTTTCGTGGGCACCATATACCCCGGCACCTCCCCCTCCGATGTGGAGAACCTGGTGACTCGGCCCATCGAGAAGCAGCTGAAGGCTGTCTCCGGCGTGAAGGAAATCACGTCCAACTCCATCCAGGACTTCTCGATGATTACGGTGGAATTTAACACCGATGTGGATGTGACGGCCGCCAAGCAGCTGGTGAAAGACGCCGTGGACAAGGCCCGCACCGACCTTCCCACCGACCTCGACCAGGACCCGGACGTACAGGAGATCAACTTCTCTGAGTTTCCGATCATGTACGTGAACGTGTCGGGTAACTACAGCCTCGACCGGCTGAAGAACTACGCCGAAGACCTGCAGGACCGCATTGAGTCGATGCCCGAGATTACGCGCGTGGATATGGTGGGCGCCCTGGACAAGGAGGTGCAGGTGAACGTGGACATGTACAAGATGCAGGCAGCCAAAGTTACCTTCAACGATATCGTGAACGCCATTGCCCGCGAGAACATGACCATTTCCGGCGGCAACGTGACCGTCGGGGAGATGAAGCGCTCGGTGCGGGTGGTGGGGCAGTACGAAGATCCGGCCAGGATCGCCGATATCGTCGTGCAGTCGGTGGCGGGCGGCGACATACGCCTGGGCGACATCGCAGAAGTGAAAGAGGGCTTTGAGGAGCAGGAGAGCTACGCCCGCCTCGACAACGCCCCCGTCATTACCCTGAACGTGATCAAGCGCAGCGGCGAGAACCTGATTGAGGCCTCAGACAATATCCATGCTATAATTGAGGAGATGCAGGGCACCGTGCTGCCTGACGACCTAAAGATTACCGTTACCGGCGAGCAGTCTACCATGACGCGGCACACCCTCAACGACCTGATCAACACCATCATCATCGGCTTTGTGCTGGTCACGCTCATCCTGATGTTTTTCATGGGCACCACCAACGCCATCTTTGTAGGGCTGTCGGTGCCTATATCCATGTGCATTGCTTTCATCGTCCTGTACTTCTTCGGCGTTTCGCTCAACATGATTGTGCTGTTCGCCTTTCTGCTGGCGCTCGGCATCGTGGTGGACGACGCCATCGTGGTGATAGAAAATACGCACCGCATTTACCACCAGTCCAGCCTGAGCATTGATAAGGCGGCAAAAGAAGCGGCCGGGGAGGTGTTTGTGCCGGTGCTGGCGGGCACGCTCACTACCATCGCCCCGTTTTTCCCGCTGCTCTTCTGGCCGGGCATCGTGGGCAATTTCATGCAGTACCTGCCCATCACGCTCATCATCACGCTGGCGGCGTCGCTGCTGGTGGCTTTTATCATGAACCCGGTATTTGCAGTGTCCTTCATGCGGAAGGAGCACGAGCAGCAGGTGTCACCAAACTCCCGCCGCAGGTTTGCCATCCTCAACGGGGTCGCGCTGGCCGTGGCCGTGGTGTGCTATAGCATCGGGTGGTATGGCACTGCTAACCTCATTGTGCTGGCGGTGCTGCTGGTGGCGCTCAACAAATTTGTATTCACGCGCCTAATCAACGGGTTTCAGAGCAACACGCTGCCCCGCTTCATGCGTGGCTACGAGCGCCTGCTGCGCTGGATGCTGGTTTCCTGGCGGCCCGTGTGGGTGTTTGCCAGCATATGGGTGCTGCTGCTCCTGTCTTTCGTGCTCATCGGCATCCGCTCACCGAAGGTCGTGTTCTTCCCAGATTCTGACCCCAACTTCGTGTATACCTATATCAACATGCCCGTCGGCACAGACCAAGCCGTGACGGACTCCGTGACGAAGCTGGTGGAGAAGCGCATTTATGGCGTCATCGGGGAGGACAACCCGGATGTGGAGTCGGTGATATCCAACGTGGCCATCGGGGCCGGAGACCAGAATGAGCGCAGCGTTACGCCCCAGTCGCACAAAGGCAAGGTAACGGTGGCTTTCATAGAGTTCATGGACCGTACCGGCGAGCAGACTTCCGCCGAGTACCTGACGGAGATACGCAAGGCGGTGCAGGGCATTCCGGGTGCCGACATCACCGTGGACAAAGAGCAGAGCGGGCCGCCCGTGGGCAAACCCATCAGCATCGAGATTGCCGGGGAGGATTTCCCGGAGCTGATCAGGCTCTCGAAGCAGGTGGAGGCCTATATCGGGCAGCAGGGTATTGGGGGCATCGAGGAGCTCCGGTCCGACCTGGAAGACAGCAAACCCGAAATCGTCATCAACATTGACCGCTCCCGCGCCAACCGCGAGGGCATCAGCACCGGTCAAATCGGATCGGAGATACGGACGGCCATTTTCGGCACAGAGGCCTCCAAGTTCAAGCGCGACGAAGACGAGTACCCCATCCAGGTGCGCTACGCCGAGCCTTACCGCGAAAACATCGATGCGCTGATGGGCATGCGCATCACCTACCGGGATATGAACACGGGGAGGGTGCGCCAGATACCGCTTTCCTCTGTGGCCACCATCGAGTACTCCACTTCGTACGGAGGCATCAAGCGAAAGGACCTGAAGCGCATGGTGACGCTGGAGTCTAACGTGCTGGCGGGCTACAACCCCAACGAGGTGGTGCAGCAGATAGAAGAGTCGCTGGGAAGCTTCCAGGCGCCGGAGGGTTTCACGGTGAGCATGGGCGGGCAGCAGGAGGAGCAGCAGGAGACCATGGGCTTCTTGCTGGTGGCGCTGGTGGCAGCCTTCGGTATTATCTTCATGATTCTGGTGACGCAGTTCAACTCGGTGTCCAAGCCGTTCATCATTCTCTCGGAGGTGCTCTTCAGCATCATCGGGGTACTGCTGGGCTTCTCTATTTTCGGGATGGATGCCTCCATTGTGATGACGGGGGTGGGAATTGTGGCGCTGGCCGGCATTGTGGTGAAAAACGGTATATTAATTGTAGAGTTCACGGATGTGCTCCTTGGCGAGGGCATGCAACTGAAGGATGCCATCGTAGAGGCGGGCAAAACCCGTCTGAACCCCGTGCTGCTGACGGCCACGGCCACCATTCTGGGACTTATTCCGCTGGCGCTGGGTATCAACCTCAACTTCTATACCCTGTTCACTGCGTTTGAGCCGAACTTCTTCATGGGAGGCAACAGTGCCGCTTTCTGGGGGCCGCTGGCCTGGACGATTATCTTCGGGCTTGGGTTCGCGACAATCATCACCCTGCTGATTGTGCCGGTGATGTACCTGCTCAACGAGAAGCTGAAAACCCGGCTACGCGGAAAAAGGAAGGCAGGAGCGCAACGGGAGCAGGAGCCTTTGCGAAACAAGAAAGTGAGAGAATACACCGTTTAA
- the ftsY gene encoding signal recognition particle-docking protein FtsY, with product MGIFDFFSKEKKKESLDKGLEKTKSNFFGQLSKAVIGKSTVDVEVLDELEEILVQADVGVGTTVKIIDRIEKRVAKDKYVSTDELDRILREEIAALLEENNSGDGADFELPEGIKPYVIMVVGVNGVGKTTTIGKLAAQFHKAGKKVVLGAADTFRAAAVDQLIIWGERVGVPVVSHGMNTDPASVAYDAVKKGVELGADVVIIDTAGRLHNKVGLMNELSKIKRVMQKVTEDTPHEVLLVLDGSTGQNALLQAREFTKATDVTALAITKLDGTAKGGVVIGISDEFKIPVKYIGVGEKIEDLQLFDKHEFVESFFSRK from the coding sequence ATGGGCATTTTTGACTTTTTCAGCAAAGAGAAGAAAAAAGAGTCGCTGGACAAAGGCCTGGAGAAAACCAAGAGCAATTTCTTTGGTCAGTTAAGCAAAGCGGTCATCGGCAAATCGACGGTAGACGTGGAGGTGCTCGACGAGCTGGAGGAAATACTGGTGCAGGCCGACGTGGGCGTGGGAACGACGGTGAAAATCATTGACCGCATCGAGAAGCGCGTCGCGAAGGACAAATACGTGAGCACCGACGAGCTGGACCGCATCCTGCGCGAGGAGATTGCCGCGCTGCTGGAGGAAAACAACTCCGGCGACGGCGCCGACTTCGAGCTGCCCGAGGGCATCAAACCCTACGTGATCATGGTGGTGGGCGTAAACGGCGTGGGCAAAACCACCACCATCGGCAAACTGGCCGCACAGTTCCACAAGGCGGGCAAGAAAGTGGTGCTGGGCGCCGCCGACACCTTCCGGGCCGCCGCCGTAGACCAACTGATCATATGGGGCGAGCGCGTGGGCGTGCCGGTGGTATCGCATGGCATGAACACCGACCCGGCCTCCGTCGCCTACGACGCCGTGAAAAAGGGCGTGGAACTGGGCGCCGATGTGGTGATCATCGACACGGCCGGCCGCCTGCACAACAAAGTGGGGCTGATGAACGAGCTCTCCAAAATAAAGCGCGTGATGCAGAAGGTAACCGAGGACACACCCCACGAGGTGCTGCTGGTGCTGGACGGCAGCACGGGCCAGAACGCCCTGTTGCAGGCCCGCGAGTTTACCAAAGCCACCGACGTGACGGCCCTGGCCATCACCAAGCTGGACGGCACCGCCAAAGGCGGCGTGGTAATCGGCATCTCCGACGAGTTTAAAATCCCGGTGAAGTATATCGGCGTGGGCGAGAAAATCGAGGACCTGCAGCTGTTCGACAAGCACGAATTCGTGGAGTCTTTCTTCTCGCGCAAGTGA
- a CDS encoding TetR/AcrR family transcriptional regulator: MDTELAEKAEAKDKILQAAFGMFCQRGIKSVSMDDIAQHLSMSKKTLYKWFRNKDQVIYEALEAYLTDVQQDCECFIETSGNAIEELFQVVALSKRVFSNMHPSIFHDLQKYHPASWDLWMQHKNGYILEKVRDNIRRGMKEGLFRQDLDVDVMARMRLVLIELPFNPIVFPPHHYDARRVQMAVLEHYMLGIATLKGHKLINELKQVNEEE; encoded by the coding sequence ATGGACACAGAACTAGCAGAAAAAGCGGAAGCAAAGGACAAGATACTGCAGGCGGCCTTTGGCATGTTCTGCCAGCGGGGCATCAAAAGCGTGTCGATGGACGACATTGCGCAGCACCTGTCTATGTCGAAAAAGACGCTGTACAAGTGGTTCCGGAACAAGGACCAGGTGATATATGAGGCCCTCGAAGCCTACCTGACCGACGTGCAGCAGGACTGCGAGTGCTTTATCGAGACATCCGGCAACGCCATCGAGGAGCTTTTCCAGGTGGTGGCGCTCTCCAAGCGGGTGTTCTCCAACATGCACCCCTCCATTTTCCATGACCTGCAGAAGTACCACCCGGCCAGTTGGGACCTGTGGATGCAGCACAAGAACGGCTATATACTGGAAAAAGTAAGGGACAACATCAGGCGCGGGATGAAGGAAGGGTTGTTTCGGCAGGATCTGGACGTGGACGTGATGGCGCGCATGCGCCTGGTCCTGATAGAGCTGCCCTTCAACCCCATAGTTTTCCCGCCGCACCACTACGACGCCCGGCGCGTGCAGATGGCCGTGCTGGAGCACTATATGCTGGGCATCGCCACGCTGAAGGGGCACAAGCTGATAAATGAGCTGAAACAGGTGAATGAAGAAGAATAA
- a CDS encoding DUF5522 domain-containing protein produces MSQQLKEGEDYYLNGQGLLVFTAKYLLKRGYCCQNGCRHCPYGFRKQEKKQ; encoded by the coding sequence GTGAGCCAACAGCTGAAAGAAGGCGAGGACTATTACCTGAACGGGCAGGGACTGCTGGTGTTTACGGCGAAGTACCTCCTGAAACGCGGTTACTGCTGCCAGAACGGCTGCCGGCACTGCCCCTACGGTTTCCGGAAGCAGGAGAAAAAGCAATGA
- the rimO gene encoding 30S ribosomal protein S12 methylthiotransferase RimO, which yields MKVRSLKKDKVNVITLGCSKNVVDSEVLMGQLRANDFDVAHESEKDDSNIIIVNTCGFIDNAKQESIDTILRYADAKEAGRIDKLYVTGCLSQRYKDSLEAEIPQVDAYFGTLELPRLLKTLEADYKHELIGERLLTTPSHFAYFKIAEGCNRPCSFCAIPLMRGKHVDRPIEDLVKEAKRLAGMGTKELVLIAQDLTYYGLQHYGERKLADLLRNLSDVEGIEWIRMQYAYPSQFPMEAFDVMNERDNICKYLDMPLQHISDSMLKTMRRGISKRRTIELVDTIRQRVPDIALRTTLIAGHPGETDQDFRELYDWVEETKFDRLGIFTYSHEDNTHSFTLEDNVPEEVKQERADAIMELQQGISVELNEAKIGKAYKVLFDRKESGYFVGRTQYDSPEVDNEVLVPAANTYVRLGDFANVRITASSDFDLYGEVVA from the coding sequence GTGAAAGTAAGATCGCTCAAAAAAGATAAAGTAAACGTCATCACGTTAGGTTGCTCCAAAAATGTGGTGGATTCGGAAGTGCTGATGGGGCAGCTGCGCGCCAACGATTTTGACGTGGCGCACGAGTCCGAGAAGGACGACTCCAACATCATCATCGTGAACACCTGCGGCTTTATCGACAACGCCAAGCAGGAGTCCATCGACACCATTCTGCGCTACGCCGACGCCAAAGAGGCGGGCCGGATAGACAAGCTATATGTCACCGGCTGCCTGTCGCAGCGCTACAAAGACTCTCTGGAAGCAGAGATACCGCAGGTGGACGCTTACTTCGGCACGCTGGAACTGCCGCGCCTGCTCAAAACGCTGGAGGCGGATTACAAGCACGAGCTGATCGGGGAGCGCCTGCTCACCACGCCATCCCACTTCGCCTATTTTAAGATTGCCGAAGGCTGCAACCGCCCCTGCTCCTTCTGCGCCATTCCGCTGATGCGCGGCAAGCACGTGGACCGCCCCATTGAAGACCTGGTGAAGGAGGCAAAGCGCCTGGCTGGCATGGGCACGAAAGAACTGGTGCTGATTGCCCAGGACCTGACCTATTACGGCCTGCAGCACTACGGCGAGCGCAAACTGGCGGACCTGCTGCGCAACCTGTCGGATGTGGAGGGCATTGAGTGGATCAGAATGCAGTACGCTTACCCGTCGCAGTTCCCGATGGAGGCGTTTGACGTGATGAACGAGCGCGACAACATTTGCAAGTACCTCGACATGCCGCTGCAGCACATCTCCGACAGCATGCTGAAGACGATGCGCCGCGGCATCAGCAAGCGCCGCACCATCGAGCTGGTCGACACTATCCGCCAGCGCGTGCCGGACATTGCCTTGAGAACAACCTTGATTGCGGGCCACCCCGGCGAGACAGACCAGGATTTCCGGGAGCTGTATGACTGGGTGGAGGAAACAAAATTCGACCGCCTGGGCATCTTCACGTACTCGCACGAGGACAACACGCACTCGTTTACGTTGGAGGACAACGTGCCAGAGGAGGTGAAACAGGAGCGCGCCGACGCCATCATGGAGCTGCAGCAGGGCATTTCGGTGGAGCTGAACGAGGCAAAAATAGGAAAGGCCTACAAAGTGCTCTTCGACCGCAAGGAGAGCGGTTACTTCGTGGGCCGCACCCAATACGACTCCCCGGAGGTAGACAACGAGGTGCTGGTGCCCGCCGCTAACACCTATGTGCGCCTGGGAGACTTCGCCAACGTCAGAATCACCGCCTCCTCCGACTTCGACCTATATGGGGAAGTGGTAGCATAG
- a CDS encoding TolC family protein, translated as MKKILNLFIALLTLLGTARAQEPLRLSLQESVTYALQHRPSLQATRNQQRIAEAQVGEIRAMGLPQINAAVEVGNNFILQKTLIDPGSFGGPPSELDPFVITPEQLASGQPITLAPTYSTPEPQPGEGGLQAITFVQPYTGNAAITGSQLLFDGSYLIGLKAAKTYTELSRKTTGQSEIEVAEQVSKAYYSVLVNSERMELLNQNLVRLDTLLYQTGVMFENGVAEKLDVDRLRVQLNNLQVERQKAQRLMQLSESLLKFQMGLDQNQPLLLTDELAEIEVDMNKVNPQGFSYSNRIEFSLLETQRDLAELDLRNKKSGYLPKLYLNARYGYSGVGSSLSDVLEVHAGSSNTTNRNWFDFGYVGAQLQVPIFDGLRKHYQVQQAKIALENTKLGFETLRQRIDLELAQASTELTNALDVLASQKDNLALAGEIARVAKIKFQEGVGTNLEVVSAETDLREAQTNYYAAMYDALIAKVNLDKATGTLLTK; from the coding sequence ATGAAAAAGATTTTAAACCTGTTTATTGCCCTGCTTACGCTGCTGGGTACAGCCCGCGCACAGGAGCCGCTGCGGCTCAGCCTGCAGGAAAGCGTGACTTATGCCCTGCAGCACCGCCCCAGCCTGCAGGCCACCCGCAACCAACAGCGGATAGCCGAGGCGCAGGTGGGCGAGATCCGGGCGATGGGCCTGCCCCAGATAAACGCCGCCGTGGAAGTCGGCAACAACTTCATCCTCCAGAAAACACTGATAGACCCCGGTTCTTTCGGCGGGCCACCCTCCGAGCTGGACCCCTTTGTGATAACACCGGAACAGCTGGCATCGGGGCAGCCCATTACGCTGGCGCCCACCTACTCCACACCCGAGCCGCAGCCGGGCGAGGGCGGGCTGCAGGCCATCACCTTCGTGCAGCCCTACACGGGCAACGCCGCCATCACCGGCAGCCAGCTGCTTTTCGACGGCTCGTACCTGATTGGCCTGAAAGCGGCAAAGACCTATACAGAACTGTCGCGCAAAACCACTGGGCAGAGCGAGATTGAGGTGGCCGAGCAGGTGAGCAAGGCCTACTACAGCGTATTGGTGAACAGCGAGCGCATGGAACTGCTCAACCAGAACCTGGTGCGCCTCGACACCCTGCTGTACCAGACGGGCGTGATGTTCGAAAACGGCGTGGCCGAGAAGCTGGACGTGGACCGCCTGCGGGTGCAGCTGAACAACCTGCAGGTAGAGCGCCAGAAAGCCCAGCGCCTGATGCAGCTGAGCGAGAGCCTGCTCAAGTTCCAGATGGGACTGGACCAGAACCAGCCCCTCCTGCTGACAGACGAGCTGGCGGAGATAGAGGTGGATATGAACAAGGTAAACCCGCAGGGCTTCAGCTACAGCAACCGCATCGAGTTTTCGCTGCTGGAGACGCAGCGCGACCTGGCGGAGTTGGACCTGCGCAACAAAAAATCCGGTTACCTGCCCAAACTGTACCTCAACGCCCGCTACGGCTACAGTGGCGTCGGCTCTTCGCTGTCGGATGTGCTGGAGGTGCATGCGGGCAGCAGCAACACCACCAACCGCAACTGGTTCGACTTCGGCTATGTGGGGGCGCAGCTGCAGGTGCCCATTTTTGACGGGCTGCGCAAGCACTACCAGGTGCAGCAGGCGAAAATCGCCCTGGAGAACACAAAACTCGGCTTCGAGACACTGCGCCAGCGCATAGACCTGGAACTGGCGCAGGCCTCCACAGAGCTCACGAACGCCCTGGATGTGCTGGCATCGCAGAAAGACAACCTGGCGCTGGCCGGGGAGATTGCCCGCGTAGCCAAGATAAAGTTTCAGGAGGGCGTGGGCACCAACCTGGAGGTGGTGTCGGCGGAAACTGACCTGCGCGAGGCCCAGACCAATTACTACGCCGCCATGTACGACGCCCTGATCGCCAAAGTGAACCTCGACAAAGCCACCGGCACCTTACTCACGAAATAA
- a CDS encoding efflux RND transporter periplasmic adaptor subunit, whose protein sequence is MKKKMKRNIGIYAVALLLGLAACGESGDKEAQLAELKKQRESLEQQIAALEEELKADGKTVATEKKTVPVSVATAAQDTFRHYLEVQGRVDFNQNVLVSPKVGGVLTSMRVNRGDRVSKGQTMATIDAQVLEQNMAELQTRLDLAEIAYEKQKNLWDQKIGTEMQYLTAKNNKEALERSLATLQQQREQFNVKAPISGVVDDVVPNAGEAVMPGMGIIRVVNTQGGKIVAEVSEAYQSKINKGDEAMVYFPDLDKEVEMEVDVVGRYIDPTSRAFTVELRFKDENDIALRPNMVAVVRIQDYSNDSVVVVPVNLVQRDENKAYVYIAQKEGDRYVAARKEVETGMSYNGKVEVLRGLTGNEQVITAGFRDLNEGQPVVFEQESLSQI, encoded by the coding sequence GTGAAAAAGAAAATGAAACGAAACATCGGGATATATGCTGTTGCCCTGCTGCTCGGCCTAGCGGCCTGCGGGGAAAGCGGAGACAAAGAGGCGCAACTGGCCGAGCTGAAAAAACAGCGGGAGAGCCTGGAGCAACAGATTGCCGCGCTGGAGGAAGAGTTGAAAGCCGATGGCAAAACCGTGGCGACCGAAAAGAAAACGGTGCCGGTGAGCGTGGCCACGGCGGCGCAGGACACCTTCCGCCATTACCTGGAGGTGCAGGGCCGCGTTGATTTCAATCAGAACGTGTTGGTGAGCCCCAAAGTAGGCGGCGTGCTGACCAGCATGCGCGTAAACCGCGGCGACCGCGTCTCCAAGGGCCAGACCATGGCCACCATCGATGCGCAGGTGCTGGAGCAGAACATGGCCGAACTGCAGACGCGCCTCGACCTGGCCGAGATAGCCTACGAGAAGCAAAAAAACCTGTGGGACCAGAAAATCGGCACGGAGATGCAGTACCTCACGGCCAAAAACAACAAAGAGGCGCTGGAGCGCAGCCTCGCCACACTGCAGCAGCAGCGCGAGCAGTTCAACGTGAAAGCGCCCATCAGCGGCGTGGTAGACGATGTGGTGCCCAACGCGGGCGAGGCCGTGATGCCGGGCATGGGCATCATCCGGGTGGTGAACACGCAGGGCGGAAAGATCGTGGCCGAGGTGTCGGAGGCGTATCAGTCCAAAATAAATAAAGGCGACGAGGCCATGGTCTACTTCCCCGACCTGGACAAAGAGGTGGAGATGGAGGTGGATGTGGTTGGCCGCTATATAGACCCCACCAGCCGCGCCTTCACCGTGGAGCTTCGCTTTAAAGATGAAAATGATATTGCGTTGCGCCCGAACATGGTGGCCGTGGTGCGCATACAGGACTACAGCAACGATAGCGTGGTGGTAGTGCCGGTGAACCTTGTGCAGCGGGACGAAAACAAAGCTTATGTATATATAGCCCAAAAAGAGGGCGACCGCTATGTGGCCGCGCGCAAAGAGGTTGAGACGGGCATGAGCTACAACGGCAAGGTAGAGGTGCTGCGCGGGCTCACAGGCAACGAACAGGTGATTACGGCGGGTTTCCGGGACCTGAACGAAGGGCAGCCCGTGGTATTTGAGCAGGAAAGCCTCAGCCAGATATAA
- the rpmG gene encoding 50S ribosomal protein L33: MAKKAKGNRIQVIMECTEQKTTDIPGTSRYITTKNRKNTTERLELKKYNPNLKKVTVHKEIK, encoded by the coding sequence ATGGCTAAAAAAGCAAAAGGTAATAGAATCCAGGTTATTATGGAGTGTACAGAGCAGAAGACTACTGACATACCTGGGACTTCAAGGTACATCACTACCAAAAACAGAAAGAATACGACCGAGCGCCTTGAGCTGAAGAAGTATAACCCGAACCTGAAGAAAGTAACCGTACATAAGGAGATTAAATAA
- a CDS encoding carboxypeptidase regulatory-like domain-containing protein has product MEKLLLLPLALLLFCCNGSHQTTSNQEQVAQSDTQAQQTPIEQGISGKVLWQAGNQMPSPDAPPRKGRGVQRTVYIYKLTNGSQATTTDGVFHANIQTDLVTEVETDADGNFAVRLEPGVYSLFTKEEKGLYANLFDGENNIYPVEVQEGQVTHVEFLINYEASY; this is encoded by the coding sequence ATGGAGAAGCTTTTGCTGCTACCGCTGGCGCTGCTGCTCTTTTGCTGCAACGGCTCCCATCAAACCACAAGCAACCAGGAGCAGGTGGCGCAATCCGACACACAGGCGCAGCAAACTCCCATTGAACAGGGCATAAGCGGCAAAGTGCTGTGGCAGGCGGGCAACCAGATGCCCTCGCCGGATGCGCCGCCCCGCAAAGGCAGGGGCGTGCAGCGCACGGTGTATATATACAAGCTCACCAACGGCAGCCAGGCCACCACCACCGACGGCGTGTTCCACGCCAACATCCAGACTGATTTAGTGACCGAGGTCGAAACAGACGCTGACGGCAATTTCGCGGTCCGCCTGGAGCCCGGCGTCTATAGCCTCTTCACCAAAGAGGAGAAAGGACTGTACGCCAACCTCTTCGACGGGGAGAACAACATTTACCCGGTGGAGGTGCAGGAGGGGCAGGTGACCCACGTCGAGTTCCTGATTAATTACGAGGCAAGTTACTGA
- a CDS encoding DUF4295 domain-containing protein, translating into MAKKTVATLKTATGKDWAKVIKAVKSPRTGAYSFKEEMVPVDKVQEFLKK; encoded by the coding sequence ATGGCTAAGAAAACCGTAGCAACCCTAAAAACCGCCACAGGCAAAGACTGGGCTAAAGTGATCAAGGCTGTTAAGTCCCCGAGAACGGGTGCCTATAGCTTTAAAGAAGAAATGGTGCCTGTAGACAAAGTGCAGGAGTTCCTGAAAAAGTAA
- the rpmB gene encoding 50S ribosomal protein L28, whose protein sequence is MARVCDITGKRPRVGNNVSHANNKTKRKFYPNLQKKRFYIPEEDAWVTLKVSTSALRTINKNGISAVLKKAVEQGHIVF, encoded by the coding sequence ATGGCACGAGTTTGCGACATTACAGGAAAAAGACCACGCGTAGGTAACAACGTATCTCACGCTAACAATAAGACAAAGCGTAAGTTCTACCCGAACCTTCAGAAGAAGCGTTTCTACATCCCGGAGGAGGACGCCTGGGTAACGCTTAAGGTTTCCACGTCTGCGCTCCGGACCATCAACAAGAACGGCATCTCCGCCGTGCTGAAAAAAGCCGTAGAGCAGGGCCATATCGTATTTTAG